The Deltaproteobacteria bacterium genome includes a window with the following:
- a CDS encoding ATP-binding cassette domain-containing protein, producing MNALLSADRISKSFGATPVLSGITLSVAPGEPVGLFGPNGSGKTTLVNILSGLLYPDAGTVRFDGKEITRLPLDARYRLGIARTFQIPHPYPALSVREAVRVALAANAGKRKEGGGTREGEEGPTEDLLARAGLFNQRFVPCAQLSQGCLRRLEFARALACRPKLLILDEIFSALSAADEEDLMALLRAANHDEGTAFLLVSHNPPLLKGLCRRILVLEEGRIVRERIV from the coding sequence GTGAACGCGCTGCTGTCGGCGGATCGGATCTCGAAATCGTTCGGAGCGACGCCGGTCCTCTCCGGGATCACCCTGTCGGTCGCGCCGGGGGAACCGGTGGGGCTGTTCGGCCCGAACGGATCCGGGAAGACGACGCTCGTCAACATTCTCTCGGGGCTTCTTTATCCCGACGCGGGCACGGTCCGGTTCGACGGGAAGGAAATCACCCGGCTTCCCCTCGACGCCCGGTACCGGCTCGGCATCGCGCGGACCTTCCAGATCCCCCACCCGTACCCCGCCCTCTCCGTTCGCGAGGCAGTGCGCGTCGCCCTCGCGGCCAACGCCGGGAAACGGAAGGAAGGAGGCGGGACGCGGGAGGGCGAGGAGGGACCGACCGAGGATCTCCTCGCCCGGGCGGGGCTGTTCAACCAGCGGTTCGTGCCGTGCGCCCAGCTGTCCCAGGGGTGCCTCCGCCGCCTCGAGTTCGCGCGGGCGCTGGCGTGCCGTCCGAAGCTGCTGATCCTCGACGAGATCTTCTCCGCCCTCTCGGCCGCGGACGAGGAGGACCTGATGGCGCTGCTGCGCGCGGCGAACCACGACGAGGGGACGGCGTTCCTGCTGGTCTCCCATAACCCGCCGCTGCTGAAAGGCCTCTGCAGGCGCATCCTCGTGCTCGAGGAGGGGCGGATCGTGCGGGAGAGGATCGTATAG
- a CDS encoding branched-chain amino acid ABC transporter permease — protein sequence MRNAAPSRGGWLAAGIGLLLLFPLSSPDAFFLDVFTTGFLLAAFAASWDVVGGVSGQITLGHALPFGVATYACALLTSLAGWPLPLAVAAAVLLAAAVGAGVGALSAPLAGPFVALLTLALGEIAHEVAVGHTFFSGPGGYAWGGEGGIPVALPWRDASPFSSYYAALIFLCLASYGMLRFSRSGAGLILRAVAGSPITAQASGVPIARFRRLAFIVGSAFAGAAGAGFVLHVGRATTNDLSLELSFQAATFAAVGGRGTIVGPAVAALVLHVLFQGLSLPPSARVLLYALTLLVTLRFFPRGVAP from the coding sequence TTGAGGAACGCGGCCCCATCCCGGGGGGGTTGGCTGGCGGCCGGGATCGGGCTGCTCCTGCTCTTCCCGCTTTCCTCCCCCGACGCGTTCTTCCTCGACGTGTTCACGACCGGGTTCCTGCTGGCCGCGTTCGCGGCGTCGTGGGACGTGGTCGGGGGCGTCTCCGGTCAGATCACGCTCGGGCACGCCCTCCCCTTCGGGGTGGCGACGTACGCCTGCGCGCTGCTGACGAGTCTCGCGGGGTGGCCGCTCCCCCTGGCGGTAGCGGCGGCGGTCCTGCTGGCCGCCGCGGTGGGGGCGGGCGTCGGGGCGCTCTCGGCGCCGTTGGCCGGACCGTTCGTTGCGCTGCTCACCCTCGCGCTGGGCGAGATCGCGCACGAGGTGGCCGTCGGGCACACCTTCTTCTCCGGGCCGGGAGGGTACGCGTGGGGCGGCGAGGGCGGGATCCCGGTCGCCCTGCCGTGGCGGGACGCTTCCCCGTTCTCGTCGTATTACGCCGCCCTCATCTTCCTGTGCCTCGCCTCCTACGGCATGCTGCGCTTCTCGCGCTCCGGCGCGGGGCTCATCCTGCGCGCGGTCGCGGGGTCCCCGATCACCGCGCAGGCGTCGGGGGTCCCAATCGCCCGGTTCCGCCGGCTGGCGTTCATCGTAGGGTCCGCCTTCGCGGGAGCGGCGGGAGCGGGCTTCGTCCTCCACGTGGGACGCGCCACGACAAACGACCTCTCCCTCGAGCTCTCCTTCCAGGCCGCCACGTTCGCCGCCGTGGGGGGGCGTGGGACGATCGTGGGGCCCGCCGTCGCGGCGCTCGTCCTCCATGTCCTCTTCCAGGGGCTCTCCCTGCCACCTTCGGCGCGGGTCCTGCTCTACGCGCTGACCCTGCTGGTCACCCTGCGGTTCTTCCCCCGGGGGGTCGCACCGTGA
- a CDS encoding branched-chain amino acid ABC transporter permease yields the protein MTSPLPQVLLDGLFAGGTYALMAAGMALILGVVKVINLSHGAFFTLGAYVAYALAERGIESPLAAAPLAAVIAFAFGVFLGKSFVNPARSHPFALPVGTLACALLFEQAAQMVWGPHPLSIEAGAPWIGPGGLVIRRWGVIAFLSSAALLGGLQWVLSARPGLSLRLIAEDEEIAGSLGMNVEAIRYLTFGGACAMAAAAGALLSPSGAVTPTMGRAPLLLSLVVVIVAGMDSVAAIFLLSIGLGIFGNACAWFLSPQWSYVALLAAVCLLLSARPAGIVALAERRD from the coding sequence GTGACGTCTCCCCTTCCGCAGGTGCTCCTGGACGGTCTCTTCGCCGGGGGGACGTACGCCTTGATGGCGGCTGGGATGGCGCTGATCCTGGGCGTGGTCAAGGTGATCAACCTTTCCCATGGGGCCTTCTTCACGCTGGGGGCCTATGTCGCCTACGCGCTCGCCGAGCGGGGGATCGAGAGCCCGCTCGCCGCGGCGCCGCTCGCCGCCGTCATCGCCTTCGCCTTCGGCGTCTTCCTCGGCAAGAGTTTCGTCAACCCGGCCCGGAGCCATCCGTTCGCCCTGCCGGTGGGGACCCTCGCATGCGCACTCCTGTTCGAGCAGGCGGCGCAGATGGTCTGGGGCCCGCACCCCCTCTCGATCGAGGCGGGCGCCCCGTGGATCGGTCCCGGGGGTCTCGTCATCCGGCGATGGGGGGTGATCGCGTTCCTCTCCTCCGCGGCGCTGCTGGGGGGGCTCCAATGGGTTCTCTCCGCGCGCCCCGGGCTGTCGCTTCGCCTGATCGCCGAGGACGAGGAGATCGCCGGCTCGCTTGGGATGAACGTGGAGGCGATCCGGTACCTGACGTTCGGCGGGGCCTGCGCGATGGCGGCGGCGGCGGGCGCCCTCCTCTCCCCCTCGGGAGCGGTGACGCCGACGATGGGGCGCGCGCCGCTCCTGCTCTCCCTCGTCGTCGTGATCGTCGCCGGGATGGACTCCGTGGCGGCGATCTTCCTCCTCTCCATCGGGCTGGGAATTTTCGGCAACGCGTGCGCCTGGTTCCTCTCCCCCCAGTGGTCGTACGTCGCCCTGCTCGCCGCCGTCTGCCTGCTCCTGTCGGCGCGCCCCGCGGGAATCGTCGCACTGGCCGAGCGGCGGGATTGA
- a CDS encoding ABC transporter substrate-binding protein, translating into MAVRTGTFLRLPLRLIGSAALFLYLFSSVFLAAPCVAAAHPDTLKIGVLAPLSGPYAAGGTSFVQAATLAIEQANAEGGVFGQRVTIVVGDTQGRVDVAKSEALRLVSREKVSALVGAYLSEETVGVMEVAAAQRTVLLVPVAATAEITDMVRREYARYRYVFRVGYSIPQWAEMIAAFLSDRKVRRYAFVGAGIRWNRELGETLERIVAPRGIAPAYTAYYSPGNPAFDAVAVATAAVSPDIVILADPGRNSVSFLKRLREVAPALPALSIGGALGDARLAASVPLSAPVYVQAAAWRGVSPAATAYVERYEHRYGAPPVGYSDTLPYEAVTVLVAAWRKAGSAAAEAVVPVLERGTFAGVAGVYRFDAAHQAQWGTAPGALRGTFVRWERGGARIVFPPR; encoded by the coding sequence GTGGCTGTCCGAACAGGAACCTTTCTTCGCCTTCCGCTTCGTCTCATCGGATCGGCGGCTCTGTTTCTTTATTTATTTTCTTCCGTTTTTCTTGCGGCCCCCTGCGTCGCGGCGGCGCATCCGGACACGCTGAAGATCGGGGTGCTGGCCCCGCTCTCCGGCCCCTATGCCGCCGGGGGGACGTCGTTCGTGCAGGCCGCGACCCTCGCCATCGAGCAGGCCAACGCCGAAGGGGGAGTCTTCGGGCAACGGGTGACGATCGTCGTCGGCGACACCCAGGGGCGGGTGGACGTGGCGAAGTCGGAGGCGCTGCGGCTGGTTTCCCGGGAGAAGGTCTCCGCCCTCGTGGGCGCGTACCTGTCGGAGGAGACCGTGGGCGTCATGGAGGTCGCCGCCGCGCAGCGGACGGTGCTTCTCGTCCCCGTGGCCGCCACCGCCGAGATCACCGACATGGTGCGGCGGGAGTACGCGCGGTACCGGTACGTCTTCCGGGTGGGATACTCGATCCCCCAATGGGCGGAGATGATCGCCGCGTTCCTGTCGGACCGGAAGGTCCGCCGGTACGCGTTCGTCGGCGCCGGGATCCGGTGGAACCGGGAGCTGGGGGAGACGCTCGAGCGGATCGTCGCCCCACGGGGGATCGCGCCGGCCTACACCGCCTACTACAGCCCGGGGAACCCGGCCTTCGACGCCGTCGCGGTCGCCACGGCGGCCGTCTCTCCCGACATCGTGATTCTCGCCGACCCCGGAAGGAACTCCGTCTCCTTCCTGAAGCGGCTGCGCGAAGTGGCGCCCGCGCTCCCGGCGCTCTCCATCGGCGGCGCGCTGGGGGACGCCCGGCTGGCCGCCTCCGTTCCGCTCTCCGCGCCGGTCTACGTGCAGGCCGCCGCGTGGCGGGGCGTCTCTCCCGCCGCGACGGCGTACGTGGAGCGGTACGAACACCGGTACGGGGCGCCGCCCGTCGGGTACAGCGACACGCTCCCCTACGAAGCGGTCACCGTGCTCGTGGCCGCCTGGCGCAAGGCGGGGAGCGCGGCGGCCGAAGCCGTCGTGCCGGTCCTCGAACGCGGCACGTTCGCGGGCGTGGCGGGCGTATACCGTTTCGACGCCGCCCACCAGGCCCAGTGGGGGACCGCCCCCGGAGCCCTGCGGGGGACCTTCGTGCGCTGGGAACGCGGCGGCGCCCGGATCGTCTTCCCCCCGCGCTGA